In Kitasatospora sp. NA04385, a single genomic region encodes these proteins:
- the cbiE gene encoding precorrin-6y C5,15-methyltransferase (decarboxylating) subunit CbiE has protein sequence MADRITVIGWDGTPLTQAAVGALAGATLVAGAAYQLAALPVPDRAERIGLADLRAAARKIADHRGAAVVVAEGDPGFFGVVRTLRRPEYGLELEVLPAVSSVATAFARAGMAWEDAQVVSAHGGRLRRAANVCRAHPKVAVLTTGGAGPSELALMLRGVPRTFVVCEGLGTPDEDVTVLTSERVPDHDWRDPSIVLVIGNVPPAEAASGWLAGKPLDHPGAQRGWALPGRAYAGADAEGRRPRALPPHVRALALARLAPAPGDLLWTVGAGDGALAVEAARFGAAVVAVEAEPADCARISANARRCGVEVETAAGSGPEVLGALPEPDAVAVEQGGPAMVRAVAARKPERVVAVAGSLAEATETRRILDGAGYRTDGLLLQSAPLRAEADGGAGPSFGRGDYTLLIWGEPYD, from the coding sequence ATGGCTGACCGGATCACGGTCATCGGGTGGGACGGCACCCCTCTGACCCAGGCCGCCGTCGGCGCGCTCGCCGGAGCCACCCTGGTCGCCGGAGCGGCCTACCAACTCGCCGCGCTCCCCGTTCCCGACCGCGCCGAACGCATCGGCCTCGCCGACCTGCGGGCCGCCGCCCGGAAGATCGCCGACCACCGCGGCGCCGCCGTCGTCGTCGCCGAGGGCGACCCCGGCTTCTTCGGCGTCGTGCGCACCCTGCGCCGCCCCGAGTACGGCCTCGAACTCGAAGTCCTGCCCGCCGTCTCCTCGGTGGCCACCGCCTTCGCCCGGGCCGGCATGGCCTGGGAGGACGCCCAGGTGGTCTCCGCCCACGGCGGCCGCCTGCGCCGCGCCGCCAACGTCTGCCGGGCCCACCCCAAGGTCGCGGTCCTCACCACCGGCGGCGCCGGGCCCAGCGAACTCGCCCTGATGCTCCGCGGCGTCCCCCGCACCTTCGTGGTCTGCGAGGGGCTCGGCACCCCCGACGAGGACGTCACCGTCCTCACCTCCGAGCGCGTGCCCGACCACGACTGGCGCGACCCCTCGATCGTCCTGGTCATCGGCAACGTCCCGCCCGCCGAGGCCGCCTCCGGCTGGCTGGCCGGCAAACCGCTCGACCACCCCGGCGCCCAGCGCGGCTGGGCGCTCCCCGGCCGGGCGTACGCCGGAGCGGACGCCGAGGGCAGGCGCCCCCGCGCACTCCCGCCGCACGTCCGCGCGCTGGCCCTGGCCCGGCTCGCGCCCGCCCCCGGCGACCTGCTGTGGACCGTCGGCGCCGGGGACGGCGCGCTCGCCGTCGAAGCCGCCCGGTTCGGTGCCGCCGTGGTCGCCGTCGAGGCCGAACCCGCCGACTGCGCCCGGATCTCGGCCAACGCCCGCCGGTGCGGCGTCGAGGTCGAGACCGCCGCGGGCTCCGGCCCCGAGGTCCTCGGCGCCCTCCCCGAACCCGACGCCGTCGCCGTCGAACAGGGCGGCCCCGCCATGGTCCGCGCCGTCGCCGCCCGCAAACCCGAACGCGTCGTCGCCGTCGCCGGCAGCCTCGCCGAAGCCACCGAGACCCGCCGCATCCTGGACGGCGCCGGCTACCGCACCGACGGCCTGCTGCTCCAGTCCGCACCCCTGCGCGCCGAGGCCGACGGGGGCGCCGGCCCCTCCTTCGGACGGGGCGACTACACCCTGCTGATCTGGGGAGAACCGTACGACTGA
- a CDS encoding GNAT family N-acetyltransferase, with protein sequence MVANFPETAISTERLLLRALEEQDAPGLAAMLGDELVQTWTGHPRPYRQDDAHELIARHAPERRARGRGIVFAVTEHLTQRLVGLLELDRTDWHLRATEVRFVTAPWARGEGYAPEAVLGTAQWLFEDRGFQRLELRTAAGNTAAQQVAQKTGAISEGVLRNAGIVRGGEWGPGPEEHTDLIVWSLLPEDLDPPEPVHPDDRYHALPR encoded by the coding sequence ATGGTTGCGAACTTCCCCGAGACAGCCATCAGCACCGAACGGCTGCTGCTGCGCGCCCTTGAGGAGCAGGACGCCCCCGGGCTGGCCGCCATGCTCGGCGACGAACTCGTCCAGACCTGGACCGGCCACCCCCGCCCCTACCGCCAGGACGACGCCCACGAGCTGATCGCCCGGCACGCCCCCGAACGGCGCGCCCGGGGGCGCGGAATCGTTTTCGCCGTCACCGAGCACCTCACCCAGCGGCTGGTCGGCCTGCTCGAACTCGACCGCACCGACTGGCACCTGCGCGCCACCGAGGTCCGCTTCGTCACCGCCCCCTGGGCCCGCGGCGAGGGCTACGCGCCCGAGGCCGTCCTCGGCACCGCCCAGTGGCTGTTCGAGGACCGCGGCTTCCAGCGCCTCGAACTGCGCACCGCCGCCGGCAACACCGCCGCCCAGCAGGTCGCCCAGAAGACCGGTGCGATCAGCGAGGGCGTGCTGCGCAACGCCGGCATAGTCCGCGGCGGCGAGTGGGGGCCGGGCCCCGAGGAGCACACCGACCTGATCGTGTGGAGCCTGCTCCCCGAGGACCTCGACCCGCCCGAACCCGTCCACCCCGACGACCGCTACCACGCCCTGCCGCGCTGA
- the argH gene encoding argininosuccinate lyase, translating to MTADQPADVRLWGARFADGPSEALAKLSASVHFDWRLAPYDIAGSKAHARVLHKAGLLSAAELDGMLAGLDQLLADVESGAFTGTVADEDVHTALERGLLERLGPDLGGKLRAGRSRNDQIATLFRMYLRDHGKAIGALLLDLQHALVGLAEAHPDTAMPGRTHLQHAQPVLFAHHVLAHVQALGRDAERLRQWDTRTAVSPYGSGALAGSSLGLDPQAVAADLGFERGSVGNSIDGTASRDFVAEFAFVTAMIGINLSRIAEEIIIWNTKEFGFITLHDAFSTGSSIMPQKKNPDIAELARGKSGRLIGNLTGLLATLKALPLAYNRDLQEDKEPVFDSCDTLEVLLPAFTGMIATLTVHRERLEELAPAGFSLATDIAEWLVKQGVPFRVAHEVAGACVKVCEAEGIELSDLTDAQFAGISPHLTPEVRSVLSVHGAIASRDGRGGTAPSAVAVQLAEIKEDLAAQQSWLA from the coding sequence ATGACCGCCGACCAGCCCGCAGACGTCCGCCTCTGGGGCGCGCGCTTCGCCGACGGCCCCTCCGAGGCCCTGGCCAAGCTCTCCGCCTCCGTCCACTTCGACTGGCGGCTCGCCCCCTACGACATCGCCGGCTCCAAGGCGCACGCCCGCGTCCTGCACAAGGCCGGGCTGCTCAGCGCCGCCGAGCTCGACGGCATGCTGGCCGGCCTCGACCAGCTGCTCGCCGACGTCGAGTCCGGCGCCTTCACCGGCACCGTCGCCGACGAGGACGTGCACACCGCCCTGGAGCGCGGCCTGCTGGAGCGCCTGGGCCCCGACCTCGGGGGCAAGCTCCGCGCCGGGCGCTCGCGCAACGACCAGATCGCCACCCTGTTCCGGATGTACCTGCGCGACCACGGCAAGGCCATCGGCGCCCTGCTGCTCGACCTCCAGCACGCCCTGGTCGGCCTCGCCGAGGCCCACCCGGACACCGCGATGCCCGGCCGCACCCACCTCCAGCACGCCCAGCCGGTGCTCTTCGCCCACCACGTCCTCGCCCACGTCCAGGCCCTCGGCCGGGACGCCGAGCGGCTGCGCCAGTGGGACACCCGCACCGCCGTCTCCCCGTACGGCTCCGGCGCGCTGGCCGGCTCCTCGCTCGGCCTCGACCCGCAGGCCGTCGCCGCGGACCTCGGCTTCGAGCGCGGCTCGGTGGGCAACTCGATCGACGGCACCGCCTCGCGCGACTTCGTCGCCGAGTTCGCCTTCGTCACCGCGATGATCGGCATCAACCTCTCGCGGATCGCGGAGGAGATCATCATCTGGAACACCAAGGAGTTCGGCTTCATCACGCTGCACGACGCCTTCTCCACCGGATCGTCGATCATGCCGCAGAAGAAGAACCCCGACATCGCGGAGCTGGCCCGCGGCAAGTCCGGCCGCCTGATCGGCAACCTGACCGGCCTGCTCGCCACCCTCAAGGCGCTGCCGCTCGCCTACAACCGCGACCTCCAGGAGGACAAGGAGCCGGTCTTCGACTCCTGCGACACCCTGGAGGTCCTGCTCCCCGCCTTCACCGGCATGATCGCCACCCTGACGGTGCACCGCGAGCGCCTGGAGGAGCTGGCCCCGGCCGGCTTCTCGCTGGCCACCGACATCGCCGAGTGGCTGGTCAAGCAGGGCGTCCCGTTCCGGGTCGCGCACGAGGTGGCCGGCGCCTGCGTCAAGGTCTGCGAGGCCGAGGGCATCGAGCTCTCCGACCTGACGGACGCCCAGTTCGCCGGGATCTCCCCGCACCTCACCCCCGAGGTCCGCTCCGTCCTGTCGGTCCACGGCGCGATCGCCTCCCGCGACGGCCGCGGCGGCACCGCCCCCTCGGCGGTCGCCGTCCAGCTCGCCGAGATCAAGGAGGACCTCGCGGCCCAGCAGTCCTGGCTGGCCTGA
- a CDS encoding methionine ABC transporter ATP-binding protein, whose product MITTKGLTKVYRSQGREVRALDDVDLHVRQGEVFGVVGTSGAGKSTLIRCVNLLERPTSGTVTVDGVELTALSGSERRAGRELREARRRIGMVFQHFNLLSSRTVQQNVELPLEITGLDRRERRRKAAELLDLVGLADKARSYPGQLSGGQKQRVGIARALAGDPKVLLSDEATSALDPETTRSILQLLRELNQRLGLTVLLITHEMDVIKSVCDSAALMRGGKVVETGRLTDLLADGHSRIARDLFPLGDFGTGGPERTVLEITFQGDAPAQPFVSQLARTYQIDINILGAAVETIAGRLVGRMRVELPGSHTDNVVPIGYLRQQGLQVDVLDLSNGAAA is encoded by the coding sequence GTGATCACCACCAAGGGCCTGACCAAGGTGTACCGCTCCCAGGGCCGCGAGGTCCGGGCGCTGGACGACGTCGACCTGCACGTGCGGCAGGGCGAGGTGTTCGGGGTCGTCGGCACCAGCGGCGCCGGCAAGTCCACCCTGATCCGGTGCGTCAACCTGCTGGAGCGGCCCACCTCCGGCACCGTCACCGTCGACGGCGTGGAACTGACCGCGCTGTCCGGCAGCGAGCGGCGGGCCGGACGCGAGCTGCGCGAAGCCCGCCGCCGGATCGGCATGGTGTTCCAGCACTTCAACCTGCTGTCCTCGCGCACCGTCCAGCAGAACGTCGAACTGCCGCTGGAGATCACCGGCCTGGACCGGCGCGAACGCCGCCGCAAGGCCGCCGAACTGCTCGACCTGGTCGGCCTCGCCGACAAGGCCCGCAGCTACCCCGGCCAGCTGTCCGGCGGCCAGAAGCAGCGCGTCGGCATCGCCCGCGCCCTGGCCGGCGACCCCAAGGTGCTGCTCTCCGACGAGGCCACCAGCGCGCTCGACCCGGAGACCACCCGCTCGATCCTCCAGCTGCTGCGCGAGCTCAACCAGCGGCTCGGCCTGACCGTCCTGCTGATCACCCACGAGATGGACGTCATCAAGTCGGTCTGCGACTCGGCGGCCCTGATGCGCGGCGGCAAGGTCGTCGAGACCGGACGGCTCACCGACCTGCTCGCCGACGGCCACTCGCGGATCGCCCGGGACCTCTTCCCGCTCGGCGACTTCGGCACCGGGGGGCCGGAACGCACCGTCCTGGAGATCACCTTCCAGGGCGACGCGCCCGCCCAGCCGTTCGTCTCCCAGCTGGCCCGCACCTACCAGATCGACATCAACATCCTCGGCGCGGCCGTCGAGACCATCGCCGGCCGCCTGGTCGGCCGGATGCGGGTCGAACTGCCCGGCAGCCACACCGACAACGTGGTGCCGATCGGCTACCTGCGCCAACAGGGCCTCCAGGTGGACGTCCTCGACCTGTCGAACGGAGCGGCGGCATGA
- a CDS encoding FAD-binding oxidoreductase → MSKAAAALAEGFRGEVVVPGDEEYDAARAVWNGAVDRRPEVIARCTGVADVLQAVAVAREHGLFAGVRGAGHGLAGLGTCDGGLLIDLSRLRGVRVDPARRLARAQPGVTWGAFDHETQAFDLATPGAPYSGAGIAGVTLGGGVGWLARAYGLTCDNLLEADVVTAEGRLLTASAAAHPELFAGLRGGGGNFGVVTSFTYRLHRVGPHVLCGALYLPVELLAQTLAEVRDFMAAAPDGLTVGVEFGRPHGVPQLPDRTVLRIGLCWSGRADRGREAVAPLRALPGVLVDTVQTRPYALWQKALDAGRGPGAANFGRSEFLSVLDGAAIGRLAEQVEAMPGPGAHVQLAFLGGAVARVGPEDTAYTHRAAPYLLNAASRWTEGPAEPHTAWVRGCWEAMRPFSSGGAYVNLMGREGQARVVEAYGLAKYERLVALKDRYDPANLFRVNQNIRPSG, encoded by the coding sequence ATGTCCAAAGCAGCCGCCGCGCTGGCCGAGGGGTTCCGGGGCGAGGTCGTGGTGCCCGGGGACGAGGAGTACGACGCGGCCCGGGCGGTGTGGAACGGCGCGGTGGACCGGCGCCCCGAGGTGATCGCCCGGTGCACCGGCGTCGCCGACGTGCTGCAGGCCGTCGCGGTGGCCCGGGAGCACGGCCTGTTCGCGGGGGTCCGCGGCGCGGGCCACGGCCTGGCCGGGCTCGGCACCTGCGACGGCGGCCTGCTGATCGACCTGTCCCGGCTGCGCGGCGTCCGGGTGGACCCGGCCCGCCGGCTCGCGCGGGCGCAGCCGGGGGTGACCTGGGGGGCGTTCGACCACGAGACGCAGGCGTTCGACCTGGCGACGCCGGGCGCGCCGTACTCGGGGGCGGGCATCGCGGGCGTGACGCTCGGTGGGGGAGTGGGCTGGCTGGCCCGGGCGTACGGGCTGACCTGCGACAATCTGCTGGAGGCGGACGTGGTGACCGCCGAGGGGCGGTTGCTGACGGCGAGCGCGGCCGCGCACCCGGAGCTGTTCGCGGGGCTGCGCGGCGGCGGCGGCAACTTCGGGGTGGTGACCTCGTTCACCTACCGGCTGCACCGGGTGGGCCCGCACGTGCTGTGCGGGGCGCTGTACCTGCCGGTGGAGCTGCTGGCGCAGACCCTCGCCGAGGTGCGGGACTTCATGGCGGCGGCGCCGGACGGCCTGACGGTGGGGGTGGAGTTCGGCCGCCCGCACGGGGTGCCGCAGCTGCCCGACCGGACGGTGCTGCGGATCGGCCTGTGCTGGTCCGGCCGGGCCGACCGGGGCCGGGAGGCGGTGGCGCCGCTGCGCGCCCTGCCGGGGGTGCTGGTGGACACCGTGCAGACCCGGCCGTACGCGCTGTGGCAGAAGGCGCTGGACGCGGGCCGGGGGCCGGGGGCGGCGAACTTCGGCCGTTCGGAGTTCCTGTCGGTGCTGGACGGGGCGGCGATCGGCCGGCTGGCCGAGCAGGTCGAGGCGATGCCGGGCCCGGGCGCGCACGTGCAACTGGCGTTCCTGGGCGGGGCGGTGGCCCGGGTGGGGCCGGAGGACACCGCGTACACCCACCGGGCGGCGCCGTACCTGCTGAACGCGGCGAGCCGGTGGACCGAGGGCCCGGCGGAGCCGCACACGGCGTGGGTGCGGGGGTGCTGGGAGGCGATGCGCCCGTTCTCCTCGGGCGGGGCGTACGTGAACCTGATGGGCCGGGAGGGGCAGGCCCGGGTGGTGGAGGCGTACGGGCTGGCGAAGTACGAGCGGCTGGTGGCGCTGAAGGACCGGTACGACCCGGCGAACCTGTTCCGGGTCAACCAGAACATCCGGCCGAGCGGGTGA
- a CDS encoding methionine ABC transporter permease, translating into MTWDQMQELMWPATWETFGMVGISGLASLLIGLPIGLLLVLTDKGGLLQNLAVSRVLGAVVNVGRSIPFVILIVAVIPLTRAIAGTTLGWQAASVPLAIGAIPFFARLVETSIREVDGGLVEALKSMGAGTGAIVRKTLLPEALPSLVASATTTVIALIGYSAMAGAVGGGGLGDLAIRYGYQRFETGFMWVIVAELVVIVTVVQLLGDFAARRLSHRGDYRSPLGFFRSATAKPDDTEEDLLSSP; encoded by the coding sequence ATGACCTGGGACCAGATGCAGGAACTGATGTGGCCCGCCACCTGGGAGACCTTCGGCATGGTCGGCATCTCCGGCCTCGCCAGCCTGCTGATCGGCCTGCCGATCGGGCTGCTGCTGGTGCTCACCGACAAGGGCGGCCTGCTGCAGAACCTGGCGGTCAGCCGGGTGCTCGGCGCTGTCGTCAACGTCGGGCGCTCCATCCCGTTCGTCATCCTGATCGTCGCGGTGATCCCGCTCACCCGGGCGATCGCGGGCACCACGCTCGGCTGGCAGGCCGCCAGCGTCCCGCTCGCGATCGGCGCGATCCCGTTCTTCGCCCGCCTGGTGGAGACCTCGATCCGCGAGGTCGACGGCGGCCTGGTCGAGGCGCTCAAGTCGATGGGCGCCGGCACCGGCGCCATCGTCCGCAAGACCCTGCTGCCCGAGGCGCTGCCCTCGCTGGTCGCCTCCGCCACCACCACGGTGATCGCCCTGATCGGCTACTCCGCGATGGCCGGCGCGGTCGGCGGCGGCGGCCTCGGCGACCTCGCCATCCGCTACGGCTACCAGCGCTTCGAGACCGGCTTCATGTGGGTCATCGTCGCCGAACTGGTCGTCATCGTCACCGTGGTCCAGCTGCTCGGCGACTTCGCCGCCCGCCGGCTCTCGCACCGCGGCGACTACCGCAGCCCGCTCGGCTTCTTCCGCTCCGCCACGGCGAAGCCGGACGACACCGAGGAAGACCTGCTCTCCTCCCCCTGA
- a CDS encoding arginine repressor, whose product MTERPEPTTPATGPTPQVPQTRTARHRRIVDLLTRQPVRSQSQLAKLLADDGLVVTQATLSRDLDELGAVKIRNRDGALIYAVPAEGGDRTPRAPMGESASEARMARLAGELMVSATASGNLVVLRTPPGAAQFLASAIDTAEVFEILGTIAGDDTVLLISRDAAGGQALADHLMQLAQAKSQ is encoded by the coding sequence ATGACCGAACGCCCCGAGCCCACGACCCCCGCCACCGGCCCCACGCCGCAGGTCCCGCAGACCCGCACCGCGCGCCACCGGCGGATCGTGGACCTGCTGACCCGTCAGCCCGTCCGCTCGCAGAGCCAGCTCGCCAAGCTGCTCGCCGACGACGGACTCGTGGTCACCCAGGCCACCCTCTCCCGGGACCTGGACGAGCTCGGAGCGGTGAAGATCCGCAACCGGGACGGCGCGCTCATCTACGCCGTCCCGGCCGAGGGCGGCGACCGCACCCCCCGGGCGCCCATGGGCGAGTCCGCCAGCGAGGCCCGGATGGCCCGGCTGGCGGGCGAGCTGATGGTCTCCGCCACCGCCTCCGGCAACCTGGTGGTGCTGCGCACCCCGCCGGGCGCGGCCCAGTTCCTGGCCTCGGCGATCGACACCGCCGAGGTGTTCGAGATCCTCGGCACCATCGCGGGCGACGACACCGTGCTGCTGATCAGCCGCGACGCGGCCGGCGGGCAGGCGCTCGCCGACCACCTGATGCAACTCGCCCAGGCCAAGTCGCAGTAG
- a CDS encoding GNAT family N-acetyltransferase, with amino-acid sequence MGMSVIIAAARPEEAEQILKLQYLGYQSEAELYGDWTLEPLTQSLESLKAEMSEHRVLVARLGDEVVGSVRGWVDGNGVGQIGRLVVHPRMQRHGLGRRLLEALETQLAADGAVGGFELFTGHRSLGNLRLYRRLGYRETEVREVSRRLSIVTLSKPVATTLAA; translated from the coding sequence ATGGGCATGAGTGTGATCATCGCAGCGGCACGACCGGAAGAGGCGGAGCAGATCCTCAAGCTCCAGTACCTCGGTTACCAGAGCGAAGCAGAACTGTACGGCGACTGGACGCTGGAACCGCTGACCCAGAGCCTGGAGAGCCTGAAGGCCGAGATGTCCGAGCACCGGGTGCTGGTGGCCCGGCTCGGCGACGAGGTCGTGGGCAGCGTCCGCGGCTGGGTGGACGGCAACGGCGTGGGCCAGATCGGCCGGCTGGTGGTGCACCCGCGGATGCAGCGGCACGGCCTGGGCCGCCGCCTGCTGGAGGCGCTGGAGACGCAGCTGGCCGCCGACGGCGCGGTGGGCGGCTTCGAGCTGTTCACCGGCCACCGCAGCCTGGGCAACCTGCGGCTGTACCGCAGGCTCGGCTACCGGGAGACCGAGGTGCGCGAGGTGTCCCGCCGGCTGTCGATCGTGACGCTGTCCAAGCCGGTCGCGACCACGCTGGCGGCCTGA
- a CDS encoding argininosuccinate synthase: MTERVVLAYSGGLDTSVCIGWIAEETGAEVIAVAVDVGQGGEDLEVIRQRALDCGAVEAEVADARDEFADEYCLPALKANALYQGQYPLVSALSRPVIVKHLVAAAQKHGATTVAHGCTGKGNDQVRFEVGIQSLAPSLKCIAPVRDYAMTRDKAIAFAEAKNLPIVTTKKNPYSIDQNVFGRAVETGFLEDIWNAPIEDVYEYTQDPAAAREADEVVITFEAGVPVAIDGRKVTVLQAIEELNKRAGAQGIGRLDMVEDRLVGIKSREIYEAPGAIALITAHQALENVTVERELARYKRQVEQRWAELVYDGLWFSPLKRALDGFVNEANQHVSGEIRMVLHGGRAVVNGRKSDRSLYDFNLATYDTGDTFDQSMSKGFIEIFGMSSKIAARRDLA, from the coding sequence GTGACTGAGCGCGTCGTACTCGCCTACTCGGGCGGTCTGGACACGTCCGTCTGCATCGGCTGGATCGCCGAGGAGACCGGCGCCGAGGTCATCGCCGTCGCCGTCGACGTCGGCCAGGGCGGCGAGGACCTGGAGGTCATCCGCCAGCGCGCGCTCGACTGCGGCGCCGTCGAGGCCGAGGTCGCCGACGCCCGCGACGAGTTCGCCGACGAGTACTGCCTGCCGGCCCTCAAGGCCAACGCCCTGTACCAGGGCCAGTACCCGCTGGTCTCCGCGCTCTCCCGCCCGGTGATCGTCAAGCACCTGGTCGCCGCCGCCCAGAAGCACGGCGCCACCACCGTCGCCCACGGCTGCACCGGCAAGGGCAACGACCAGGTCCGCTTCGAGGTCGGCATCCAGTCGCTGGCCCCGAGCCTGAAGTGCATCGCCCCGGTCCGCGACTACGCGATGACCCGCGACAAGGCGATCGCCTTCGCCGAGGCCAAGAACCTCCCGATCGTCACCACCAAGAAGAACCCGTACTCGATCGACCAGAACGTCTTCGGCCGCGCCGTCGAGACCGGCTTCCTGGAAGACATCTGGAACGCCCCGATCGAGGACGTCTACGAGTACACCCAGGACCCGGCCGCCGCGCGCGAGGCCGACGAGGTCGTCATCACCTTCGAGGCCGGCGTCCCGGTCGCGATCGACGGCCGCAAGGTCACCGTGCTCCAGGCCATCGAGGAGCTGAACAAGCGGGCCGGCGCCCAGGGCATCGGCCGCCTCGACATGGTCGAGGACCGCCTGGTCGGCATCAAGTCCCGCGAGATCTACGAGGCCCCCGGCGCGATCGCCCTGATCACCGCCCACCAGGCCCTGGAGAACGTCACCGTCGAGCGCGAACTCGCCCGCTACAAGCGGCAGGTCGAGCAGCGCTGGGCCGAGCTGGTCTACGACGGCCTGTGGTTCTCCCCGCTCAAGCGCGCCCTGGACGGCTTCGTCAACGAGGCCAACCAGCACGTCTCCGGCGAGATCCGGATGGTCCTGCACGGCGGCCGCGCGGTGGTCAACGGCCGCAAGTCGGACCGGTCGCTGTACGACTTCAACCTCGCCACCTACGACACCGGCGACACCTTCGACCAGTCCATGTCCAAGGGCTTCATCGAGATCTTCGGCATGTCCTCGAAGATCGCCGCCCGCCGCGACCTGGCCTGA
- a CDS encoding MetQ/NlpA family ABC transporter substrate-binding protein — protein MRNVLKTTALTATAAGLALTLAACSSGSSDSGASADPNKALVVAASPTPHAQILKFVQDNLAAKAGLKLDIKEVSDYVTPNTSVQDGSADANYFQHQPYLDDFNKKNGTNIVSVETVHLEPLGVYSKKVKSVGELKDGAQVAVPSDATNEGRALKLLSDNGVITLKDGAGTTATVQDITANPKNLKFKELEAAQLPRSLDDVDAAVINGNYALGANLKPSTDALVLEKAEGNPYANILAVKKGHENDPRVQKLAELLHSDEVKKYIDDNFQGAVIPAF, from the coding sequence GTGCGTAACGTCCTGAAGACCACCGCCCTCACCGCCACCGCCGCCGGCCTCGCGCTCACCCTCGCGGCCTGCTCCTCGGGCTCCTCCGACTCCGGCGCCTCCGCCGACCCGAACAAGGCCCTGGTGGTCGCCGCCAGCCCCACCCCGCACGCGCAGATCCTCAAGTTCGTGCAGGACAACCTGGCGGCCAAGGCCGGCCTCAAGCTGGACATCAAGGAGGTCAGCGACTACGTGACCCCCAACACCTCGGTCCAGGACGGCTCCGCGGACGCGAACTACTTCCAGCACCAGCCCTACCTGGACGACTTCAACAAGAAGAACGGCACGAACATCGTGTCGGTCGAGACCGTCCACCTGGAGCCGCTCGGCGTCTACTCCAAGAAGGTCAAGAGCGTCGGCGAGCTCAAGGACGGCGCCCAGGTCGCCGTCCCCAGCGACGCCACCAACGAGGGCCGGGCGCTCAAGCTGCTCTCCGACAACGGCGTGATCACCCTCAAGGACGGCGCCGGCACCACCGCCACCGTCCAGGACATCACCGCCAACCCGAAGAACCTCAAGTTCAAGGAGCTGGAGGCGGCCCAGCTGCCGCGCTCCCTCGACGACGTCGACGCCGCCGTCATCAACGGCAACTACGCCCTGGGCGCCAACCTCAAGCCGTCCACCGACGCCCTGGTGCTGGAGAAGGCGGAGGGCAACCCCTACGCCAACATCCTCGCCGTCAAGAAGGGCCACGAGAACGACCCGCGGGTCCAGAAGCTCGCCGAGCTGCTGCACTCCGACGAGGTGAAGAAGTACATCGACGACAACTTCCAGGGCGCCGTCATCCCGGCGTTCTGA